The nucleotide window GAAATAGAAAATCAGAAATAGAAATCTTTTTAAACGAAGCTTATTATTCTCCAACCTACTTAGTTGGAAATCTACCAGCTGGAGATAAAATGCAATATGATAATACTAACGCAACAAGTGTTGTCAACTTCAAAAAAGATCAGTGGTCCAATCCGGTGAGCGAGTCCATTGGAGGATTTCTTCAAGGAAAAGCAACGGGCTTAACCAGTGTTAGAAATTCGGGTACACCAAATTCAGGTGCTTACTTGACTTTAAGAGGTTTTAATTCCTTGTACGCTACCAATAGACCTTTAATCGTTGTTGATGGTATGATTTATGAAGATGACGATTATGGATCCGGTATCATAAAAGGCTATAGTTCTTCTCCCCTTACAAACATTGATGTTAAGGATATTGAAGACGTAACTATTATTAAAGATGGGACCTCCTTATACGGAACCAAGGGAGCCAATGGTGTGATAAATATTACAACCACTCGCGCTTCTGAAGTTTCGACTAAAATAGATTTCACGATGTACGGCGGATTTAATCAAGCTCCTCAACAACTTCCATTGTTAGGCAGTGATGCTTATAGAACTCATATTTCCCAATTAGAATCTACCCGTGGTTTATCATCTCAAGAAATTGCGAACTTACCATACATGAATGATAATGTAGGCTCTGTAGGATATTATAAATACCATAATGAAACCAATTGGCAGGATCAAATTTTAAAATCCAGCTATAATCAAAACTATTTCCTTAAAATTCGAGGAGGAGATGAAATTGCAAAATTTGGTCTATCTGTTGGATACTTAGATAATCAAGGAGTTGTTGAAGGCACAGGTTCAAAACGCTACAGTACACGTTTGAATGCCGCTTTACGATTAACTGAAAAATTGACCGTTGACGCAAATCTTTCTTTCATCAATAATGAACAAGATCAATGGGATCAAGGTTCTATAGATACAAGCCCATTATATTTGGGATTGACTAAAGCTCCTATTTTAAGGTATAATGAGGTTAATGATGCCGGAGAAGTTTCGCCTAATTTTGCCGATGTAGATTATTTTAATGTAAGTAACCCGATGGCTATTTTCTCTAAAGGGTTTGGAACCAATAAAAATTATCGCTTTTTTGGAGACTTAAAATTTAATTATGCTATAAATAAAGCTTGGAATATCAGTTCAATTGTTGGTTTGACTTTCAACAAAGAAAGAGAAACATTTTTTATACCAGATGCCGGAGTTGCTGATATTATCTTACCAACTGATATTGGAAAAAACCGTTCAGGTAGTGAAGTTCAAGTTTATAATGGTCTTTATACTGATACTTTTGCAAGCTATCTAAAAAGCTTTGAAAATGATCATAATTTAGATGTTCGATTTGGATTTAGAAGCCAAAGCAACAAATCTGAAACTGATTACGGATTAGGTTATAATTCGGCTACTGATGATTTTACTAGTGTAGGATCAGGTTCACCTTTATTACGTCAAATTGGAGGTTCACTAGGTGAATGGCATTGGTTAAATATGTATGCAAATGGAAATTATAACTTCCGTAACAAATATTTTTTAACAGCCAGTTATGCTGTTGATAGTTCCAGTCGCTTTGGTGATGATTTAAAAACAGGTAATAGTAAATTTGTTTTGATGAGTTCAATTTCCGGAGCTTGGTTGCTTTCTTCAGAAAATTTCATGAAGAACATAAAAGATATCGATTATCTTAAACTTAGACTTGGTTTTGGTACTAGCGGAAATGATGATATAGGTAATTATACTGCACAAAGATATTATGTTTCCCAAAACTTACTTGGAATGCAAGGTTTGGTTCGTGATAATATTGGGAATCCAAACTTAAAATGGGAAACAGTTTCTAAAAGTAATTTAGGTATCGATTTTGGATTGTTCAAAGAACGTATCAATGCTTCTATCGACTATTATGTCAATAAAACAAAAGATATGATCGTTTATGAATCTATCAGTAATACAAGTGGATTTGATTATGTAGCTTCAAACAGTGGGGCAATGCGTACATTCGGAACAGAATTTTCATTGAATGCCCGTGTTATTAATTCACCCGATTTTATTTTTGACTTTGGTTTTAATCTAAGCCATTATGAAAACAAAGTGCAAAGTTTACCAAGTGGTGATATTCTTACCCAATTTGGTGGTGCTACTTATTTAACCTCTGTTGGTAAAGATGCCAATTTATTTTACGGATTAGACAGCAACGGAGTTTACAGCACAACTGCAGAAGCCAATGCTGATGGATTATCAAGACGTTTAACAAATGGCAACTTGGTTCCTTTTGGTGCAGGTGACATGCGTTTTAGAGATGTAAATGGAGATAAAGTTATTGATGATAAGGATCGTGTGGTAATTGGTAATCCAAATCCGGATATAATGGGTAGTTTCAATGCTAACTTTACATACAAACGATTTAGCTTACAAGGATTGTTTAATTTCTCTGTAGGTAATGATCTTTACAATGGTGTGCGTTACAATCTTGAAAAAATGAGTGGTTACGAAAACCAGAGTGTTGCGGTTGCTAATCGTTGGAGAGCCGAAGGACAGCAAACAGATATGCCAAAAGCAGTTTGGGGTGATCCAATGGGTAATTCCGAATTTTCAGACAGATGGATTGAAGACGGTTCTTACTTAAGATTGAAAACATTAGTATTGGGTTATGATTTCAAAGTAAATGAGGCGAAGCATGTTAAATATATCAAACTATATGCAACAGCCAATAACTTATTCACAGTTTCCAAATATCTTGGATTTGATCCTGAATTTAGTGCCACTTCATCCATTTTTGGTCAGGGAGCTGATATTGGTTTAGTTCCTCAGTTTACTAGTTACCAACTTGGGTTGCGTTTAGGACTTTAAAATTATTTTTTACAACATAGAGAACAGTAAGATGATAACAACAATCAGAACAAAATCAATAAAATCGGCCAAAACCTTGTTATGGATGATGATACTAGTATTTAGTGTTACCTCCTGCGAGGAATATCTGGATGTACAACCGGAAGACAAACTTGCCGGTGATCAGGTGTATCGAAACGTATATGACGCCGATGCCGCAGTTATTGGGATATATGGAAAATTTATGGGGCTGGCTGAAAAATATGTGATGCTAAATGAAATGCGTGCAGACCTGATGACGACCACATCTAATTCTAGTCCTTATTTAAAAGAACTTTCGGAACAAAATGTTTCGGAAGGTAACCCATACGCAAATCCAAAAGATTTCTACACAGTAATTCAAAACTGTAATGATGTGCTTAAAAATTTCAATATTATGCTTTCTGCCAAGAAATTTACGCAATCACAGTACGATCAACGCTATGCAGATGTTGCATGTATTCGTTCTTGGGTCTATTTGCAACTAGGGATTCAATACGGTAGTGTTCCTTATATAACAGAACCAATAGAAACGTTAGATGACGTTAGAAATATTAATAAATACCCAAAACTTACTTTTAATCAACTACTTGATGAACTTGTTAAATTTACTGAAGGTCTGACTTACAAAAATTTATATGATCCTTCAAGCAGTCTGGTAGTAACTGTCGATGGTTACAATACCAGTAAATTCTTTATCAATAAAGAATGTTTAATGGGGGATTTACAACTTTGGAAAGGCAATTATCTTGAAGCAGCAAAACATTACAAAAATGTAATGGAAACGGGTACTCCAACAAATAATTTGGATATGTATAGAGTAAAATTTGCCGAGGTCGTAACACATGAAGATTTGGCAGTTGGTTACTTAAGAAATTCCGAAATGGATGCAACTACATTGGTAGATAGTAATACACAGGGTTGGAGATCTATTTTTGGCAGAGATAGAGATGTATTATGGAATACAGAATGGATTTGGTCGTTGCCTTTTGATAGTGATTTTGCACCTAAGAATCCATTTATCGATATTTTTTCAAAAACAAGAGGTCAATATTTAGCTAAACCCTCACAACGAGCTATCGCACTTTGGAATAGTAATACACAAAGTAACGGTTTCCCATATGATGCACGTGGACCAAAATTTACTTATAAAATGGTTGGTGGAGATCCTGTAATTATGAAATACATTTATAAATACGAAGCTGTAGCAGGTACTAATCCTTTTAAAACAGATGGAGATTGGTTTTTGTATCGTGCTGCCAAACTACATTTGCGTTATGCTGAAGCGGCCAATAGGGATAATCAACAAAAAATTGCTTGGGCTCTTTTAAATTTTGGAATACAATCGGCCTATACTCCGGCGGGTTACAATAATACTACAGGGGATGCAACAAATATTAAGCAAACCTTTCTACCTTTTCCGTATGATTTTGATGCCCGTCAAGGGGATTTTCCAACATTCAGATCAATTTGGCATCGTGGAGGCGGAATTAGAGGACGTGCCTATTTAGCGGGTGTCGGAGCTATTGGAAATGACATGATTACTACTGAAAACAATATCATTGACGAAGCTGCTTTAGAATTAGCTTATGAAGGAAACCGTTGGGAAGACTTGGTTCGTATTTCTTTAAGACGCAATAATCCGGCTTATTTAGCAGACAAGATATATGACAAATTGAACAAAGAAGGTAACCCTAAAGCTGCTGAAGTTCGAGCTAAGCTAATGAGTGTCAACAACTGGTACTTGCCTTTTACTTGGAAATAAGAATATAACCAAACCATTATATTTTAAATTTTGTACGCAAAAAAACCTTAGAAGTAATTCATTTACAACTAAGGTTTTTTTATTTCTAAAAAAAGGTCGACGAACTTAGAGCAATTCGTTGCTAACTTAACGGTTAACTTTTTACTTCCTTCTCGAAGAGTCTCTTACCAATACTTCAGTATTCAAAAAAGTGATTTCTTTAACTTCGTCTTTTTTGAGAGATTTTAAATTTTTGAGAATAATTTCTGCAGACATCTCCCCCATTTTGGCGGCAGGATGTGTAATTGTTGATAAATTTGGATCTATAATTTGAGAAATAGGATCATTATTAAAACCGATGACAGCCAATTCTTCCGGAACTTTAATTCCTCTTTTTTTAGCACATTGTACAGCGCTTACCCCCATTATATCTCCTGAAGAAAAAATACCATCGGGACGATTTTCCAAACTAAGCAATTGATTACTGGCTCTCTCCCCTTCTTCATACGTAACTGCTGATAAATTAACAATCAATTCATCCTCTATGGGCAAATCATGTTCTTTTAATGCGTCCAAATAACCTCTCTTTCTTTCGTTATACAAATTTCCAAACTCGGCTGTAATATGGGCAATACGGGTACAGCCTTGGTCAATAAGGTGTTTTGTTGCTTTATAACCCGCAGCATAGTTATCAATAACTACTCGAAAAGTATTAAAATTTTTAGGAACCCTGTCCACAAAAACCAAAGGAAT belongs to Flavobacterium aquiphilum and includes:
- a CDS encoding LacI family DNA-binding transcriptional regulator, whose amino-acid sequence is MEENKDVTIYDIAERLNLATSTISRALKDHPTISEKTIKKVKKTAEEMGYVPNTLAAGLRGNKTNTIGVLIPTVTQPFLSSLISGIEITAQKSGYYVIIMQSHDSYEEEVSMAKSLYSSRVSGIICSLAMQTLDTSHFDQFVSNNIPLVFVDRVPKNFNTFRVVIDNYAAGYKATKHLIDQGCTRIAHITAEFGNLYNERKRGYLDALKEHDLPIEDELIVNLSAVTYEEGERASNQLLSLENRPDGIFSSGDIMGVSAVQCAKKRGIKVPEELAVIGFNNDPISQIIDPNLSTITHPAAKMGEMSAEIILKNLKSLKKDEVKEITFLNTEVLVRDSSRRK
- a CDS encoding RagB/SusD family nutrient uptake outer membrane protein, which produces MITTIRTKSIKSAKTLLWMMILVFSVTSCEEYLDVQPEDKLAGDQVYRNVYDADAAVIGIYGKFMGLAEKYVMLNEMRADLMTTTSNSSPYLKELSEQNVSEGNPYANPKDFYTVIQNCNDVLKNFNIMLSAKKFTQSQYDQRYADVACIRSWVYLQLGIQYGSVPYITEPIETLDDVRNINKYPKLTFNQLLDELVKFTEGLTYKNLYDPSSSLVVTVDGYNTSKFFINKECLMGDLQLWKGNYLEAAKHYKNVMETGTPTNNLDMYRVKFAEVVTHEDLAVGYLRNSEMDATTLVDSNTQGWRSIFGRDRDVLWNTEWIWSLPFDSDFAPKNPFIDIFSKTRGQYLAKPSQRAIALWNSNTQSNGFPYDARGPKFTYKMVGGDPVIMKYIYKYEAVAGTNPFKTDGDWFLYRAAKLHLRYAEAANRDNQQKIAWALLNFGIQSAYTPAGYNNTTGDATNIKQTFLPFPYDFDARQGDFPTFRSIWHRGGGIRGRAYLAGVGAIGNDMITTENNIIDEAALELAYEGNRWEDLVRISLRRNNPAYLADKIYDKLNKEGNPKAAEVRAKLMSVNNWYLPFTWK
- a CDS encoding SusC/RagA family TonB-linked outer membrane protein, yielding MLKIIKLTCLVSILFAGGFNLELYAQTAKDSTATVAPQPQKDIKGIVVKGVVKSARTNAAISGINISVEGFSASITNDDGSFSIKVPNLNALLTISGQDYQTKVYAIRNRKSEIEIFLNEAYYSPTYLVGNLPAGDKMQYDNTNATSVVNFKKDQWSNPVSESIGGFLQGKATGLTSVRNSGTPNSGAYLTLRGFNSLYATNRPLIVVDGMIYEDDDYGSGIIKGYSSSPLTNIDVKDIEDVTIIKDGTSLYGTKGANGVINITTTRASEVSTKIDFTMYGGFNQAPQQLPLLGSDAYRTHISQLESTRGLSSQEIANLPYMNDNVGSVGYYKYHNETNWQDQILKSSYNQNYFLKIRGGDEIAKFGLSVGYLDNQGVVEGTGSKRYSTRLNAALRLTEKLTVDANLSFINNEQDQWDQGSIDTSPLYLGLTKAPILRYNEVNDAGEVSPNFADVDYFNVSNPMAIFSKGFGTNKNYRFFGDLKFNYAINKAWNISSIVGLTFNKERETFFIPDAGVADIILPTDIGKNRSGSEVQVYNGLYTDTFASYLKSFENDHNLDVRFGFRSQSNKSETDYGLGYNSATDDFTSVGSGSPLLRQIGGSLGEWHWLNMYANGNYNFRNKYFLTASYAVDSSSRFGDDLKTGNSKFVLMSSISGAWLLSSENFMKNIKDIDYLKLRLGFGTSGNDDIGNYTAQRYYVSQNLLGMQGLVRDNIGNPNLKWETVSKSNLGIDFGLFKERINASIDYYVNKTKDMIVYESISNTSGFDYVASNSGAMRTFGTEFSLNARVINSPDFIFDFGFNLSHYENKVQSLPSGDILTQFGGATYLTSVGKDANLFYGLDSNGVYSTTAEANADGLSRRLTNGNLVPFGAGDMRFRDVNGDKVIDDKDRVVIGNPNPDIMGSFNANFTYKRFSLQGLFNFSVGNDLYNGVRYNLEKMSGYENQSVAVANRWRAEGQQTDMPKAVWGDPMGNSEFSDRWIEDGSYLRLKTLVLGYDFKVNEAKHVKYIKLYATANNLFTVSKYLGFDPEFSATSSIFGQGADIGLVPQFTSYQLGLRLGL